From one Humulus lupulus chromosome 8, drHumLupu1.1, whole genome shotgun sequence genomic stretch:
- the LOC133796286 gene encoding secreted RxLR effector protein 161-like, with protein sequence MPIAGHFKFSNDQCPKNNEDTKRMESVSYSEAIGCLMYSMVSTILDLAYPISVLSRYMANLGEPHWEGLKWLLRYIKGTFNYGLYFKKAKGQIELEGLVDSDYAANRDNRKSVTSFIFLLNGNCICWKTQLQPVVALSTIEAEFMVVTEAIKEGIWLQGLLKELKMLKGRVTIREKIENKEIDLEKVPTEENAADLGTKVLPLNKFKYCLNLIGLEE encoded by the exons atgCCTATTGCTGGgcatttcaaattttcaaatgatCAATGTCCAAAGAATAATGAAGATACAAAAAGAATGGAAAGTGTTTCTTATTCAGAAGCAATAGGTTGCTTAATGTACTCAATGGTGAGTACCATACTTGATCTAGCCTATCCTATAAGTGTATTAAGTAGGTATATGGCTAATCTAGGTGAACCTCATTGGGAAGGTTTGAAATGGTTGTTAAGATACATCAAAGGCACTTTTAATTATGGATTGTACTTCAAGAAAGCCAAGGGACAGATTGAACTCGAAGGATTGGTGGATTCTGACTATGCAGCAAATAGAGACAATAGGAAGTCAGTAACATCATTTATTTTCTTGTTGAATGGAAATTGTATTTGCTGGAAAACTCAACTACAACCTGTGGTGGCATTGTCTACAATTGAGGCAGAATTTATGGTAGTAACTGAAGCTATCAAAGAGGGAATTTGGCTTCAAGGCTTACTTAAAGAGCTAAAGATGTTGAAGGGAAGAGTTACT ATAAGGGAGAAAATTGAAAACAAAGAGATTGACTTGGAAAAGGTCCCTACTGAAGAAAATGCAGCAGACTTGGGTACTAAGGTGCTGCCTTTGAACAAGTTCAAATATTGTTTGAACTTGATTGGTCTTGAAGAATGA